The Haloplanus sp. GDY1 genomic sequence GCCGACAGTTGATCGCCGGGAGTCCACATCAAAGCCTCTCCCTCAACGAGCGAACCGCGTATGCGGTGAGCGAAGTAGGGTGGGGTAGTTTACGGGAACTCCTGTCCGCACTCCATGCAGAAGGCGTTGGAGTAGGGCTCCTCCGAGCCACAGTTCGGACAGACGAGGAGCTTCTCGGGGTCGTCGTCCTGTGCGTCGCCACCGCCCGCGTTGCCGCCGTCGCCCTGTGATCCGCCGTCGCCCCCACCGGAGCCGCCCTGCACGATGGTGGTGTCGCCGCCCGACGACCCGCCGCCCTCGCCGCCGACGATGACGTTGTCGGAGGTGTCCTCCGCGGCCGCCTCCGCCGCGCCGCCCATGCTGTCCATCGCCTTGTCGGTGGTCCGCTCCATGCGGTCCATCGACCCCTCCATCATGTCTTTCATCTCCTCGCGGAACTCCTTCTGGTCCTCGACCCGTTCGCGTTCCTTCTCGGCCTTGTTGGCCTCCTGTCGGGCCTTCGCCAGTTCGTCGCTCTTCTGGGCGCCCAGCGAGTCGAGTTGGTCGGCGTTCAGGTTCTCCGCCTTGTCCATCTTCGCGAGGTCGGCCATCTCCTCGCCCGCGTCGTCCATGCTGGCGAGGGTCTGGGCGTCCACGTCGTCGCGAGCCTCGAGGCGCTCTTTCTCCACTTCGACCTCGTGGCTCTCCTTCTCCATCTCCATCTCCTGCTTTCGCTCCTGCTTGTCGAGTTTCTGCTCGTCTTTCTTCCGCTTGAGGTCCATCAGGTCCTCGATTTCGTCGACGTCCTGTTCGTGTTCCTGCTCCCGCTCTTTCATCTCCTGCTCGTGGCGGATGTCCTCGCGCTCCACCTCGGATTCGGTCCGGCGGGTCTTGACGTCCTCCTCGTGTTCGACGTTCTCCCGTTCGGCCTTGTGGCCGTGGCGGCGCTGCTTGTCGTCGAGTTCCTGTTCCTGTTCGAGTTCCTGCTCGTCGAGCGCGTGGTCGGCGCTCATCTCCGCGGACTCCCGACGGACGCGCTGGCTCTCCTCGTGGACCTTGTCCTCGGTCTGGCGTTCCCGCCCCCGCCGGTCCAGTTCGCTCTCGCGGTCCTTGATGTCCTCTTTGTCCTCGCGGATGTCGACGTCCTTGCGACCCTGTCGGATCTCCTCGCGGTCGTCGTCGTAGTCGAAGGAGATCAGTTCGACGAGTTCGAGCCCGTTGCTCTCGAGGACCGACCGACACTGCTCCTCGATTTCGCGGGCGACCCGACGCTTCACCTCCCGGCTCCCGTAGAGCTCCTCGTGTTCGTACTCCGAGAGGGTTGTTTCGAGGGCGTTCCGGATCGCCCGCCCGAGCAACTGGTTGAAGGTGCCGGTCGTCAGCACCTCGCGGTCGGCCATCATCGACCGGAAGAACGTCTCGGGGTCGTGCATCCCCACGTCGAGTTCGACGGTGACGTCGACGAGGTAGTCGCCCGCCGTGCGAACGTCGTCGAACGAGCGGGCGACGGTGGTCCGTCCCTCCTGCACCAGTACGACCGTGAGGTTGTGACTGGTTCGGAGCTCCCGAATCCGCTTGCCGAGGCTGTCGAGTTTGTGCTTGCCGGGGTCGAGCGTCTCGACGAGCTCCCCGTTCTGGAGCAGGAGCGCCCGGTTCCCCGCCTCGATTTCGACGTCCTTCCGGCGGCTGAGCGTGGCGAGCAGTCCGTCGCCGTCGAGCGCCTCCCCGTCGACGCGCTTGGCGAACTCGTCGCCCGCCAGCCGCCAGCTTCCACCTTGGGCGTCGCTCCCCGACCCCTGCTGGCCCGCGGACTCGGTGAGGTCCTGGCCGCAGTTGGCACAGAACTGCGCGTCCACCGGCAGCGACTCGCGGCAGTTCGGACAGTTCGACGACAGCGACTCCCCGCAGCTCGGACAGAAGTCGCCGTCCGACGGCACGCTTCCGCTACAGTTCGGGCATGTCGAAGGCATTCGTTGGATCTCCCGTGGTTCACGAACGCACGCCGGACTCCCCCCGTGGCGCGCTCGTCGAACCTCGTTATCGAGAAACATGAAACGAGGATGGGAATAAATGTTGCCCCGGGCGCGACGGCCGACCGCCCGCGCTCGGGACGACGTCCCCCGCGACGGAACTGCCCCCCGACTCACCGGCCCTCGCGACGCACGAGAAAACATTCTAAAGCCAACATGTCGGACGGGCAAAGATTGAAGGTGATCGATTCGCAGCCTCCTCGTATGGTAGTTGCACAACTACTGTCGGTCGTTCTGTACGGGGCAGCGGTCGCGGGGGACCATCCGGACATCGACACGCCGGACAACCTCTCGAACTTCAGCGGGTTCATCCGCATCGGAGCAGTCATCCTGCTTCTCGTCGGCTTGGCGATGGCCATCGGAAACCTCAGCGGATCGGCGCTGGCCGCGACGGGCTTTGCCTTCCTGGTGGTCATGATCCTCGGCGTGTACGACTACACGATCATGGCGAAGAAAAAGCGCAAGGCGGCCAAGGACACCGTCGCCAAGGCCGGGAAGGAGTACCTCGACACCAAAAAGGAAATCGAGAAAGGCCCCGACGAGGTGACGAACGTCCAGGGCGACATGGTCGACCGGAAGAACCAGCAGACCCACGTCGATCAGAGTACCACCAACGTCGACACCATCGATCAGAGCACCACCACCGTCGACCAGAGCAAGACGGTCAAAGACCAGCGCACGCAGGTCGAGGACAGCGTCGTCAACCGATCCGACATCACCGCCTCGGCCGAGGGCGAAGGACACGCCCCGAGGGGCGCGAACCGCGGCGGCCAGCAGCCCCAGGGCGGTCAGCAACCCCGAGGCGGTCAGCAACCTCAGGGTGGCCAGCAGCCTCAGGGCGGCCAGCAACCCCAGGGCGGTCGCCGGTCCGAAGGCGGTCAGCGACCCGACCGAACCACACAGGGCGGCCAGTCACACCCGGATCAGGGCTCCCGGGGCGGCCGCCAGCCCCAGGGCGGCAATCGACAGCACGAGGCGTCCGGGGGCCAGAGTCAGTCGGGGGGCGGCGCCCAGTACTGCGCGAGCTGTGGAGAGGAGGTCCAGGCGGACTGGAACACGTGCATCAGCTGCGGATCGGACCTCTGATCGGACTGTAACTGTGTGCCGGTGAGCCGCCGAACGGGTGGCGGTCCACCGGTGGTGACTGCCGACCCGATACACCGGTGACGCGCTACTGAACCGACGACGAACAGTACGGGCAGTGACCCGCCTTCTCCGGAATCTCCTCGCCACAGTAGGGGCAGAACTTCGTTCCGCCGTCGTCCGCGGCGTTCGGCGACGCCGACTCCTCGCCCCCGGCAGCGGCGGACGCGGGACGGCCGCCGCCGGACTCGCTCGCCGGCGATCCGGAACTCCCCGACCGGTTCGGTGACCCCGCTCCGGCGTCCGCCGAGGCGGTCCCGCGGCCCTGCTGGCGTTCGGGCTGTCGGTGTTCGGACGCCTGCTGCGGTTCGGGTCCCCCTCGCTCGCTCGCCTGCTGTCGCTCGCTCGCCCCCTCGCCCGTCGGTTCCGTCCCGCGCCGCTCCCCCGATTCGTCGGCCGCCGGCGCACTCTTCGATTCGAGCAGATCGTCGCGTGCGAGATACCCGAGGACCAGGCCGATCCCCGAAACCGCGGCCCCGCCGACCGCTCCGCTCGCACCGGCCGCGAGCGACGCGAGTATCGACAGGACGAGCAATCCCATCCCCGCGTACCACGCGTACCCGCTCCCCCGCCGGATCCAGAGCCCCATCCCGACGTTCAGCAGGGCGCCGACGCCGTAGACGCCCAGCACGACCACGATCGTCTCGGAGCTCCCCGGTCCCATGCCGCTCGGCGCCTGGCTCAGCACCCACCCCAGAACCGCCATCGCGACGACCGAGAGAACGCCCAGTGCGAGAAAGTAATTCGACCACCACTTGTCCCACCGTCGAGCTGTCATATGGGTGTTCCCTGACGGACAACCGGCAAAAAAGCTGCCGACGATCGTGTCGGATCAGTTACCGTCCGACGGGTCGGGGCCGTCTACCGGTCGGCGGTCGGTGGTGTCGACTGGCGGGAGTGCGGCGCTACCCGCTCCAGTGGTCGAGGCTCGGATCGGTCTCCGCGAGCGCCTGCTCCAGGTGTTCCTGGCGGATGTGTCGGATCTCGTCGTCCTCGACCGCCTCCTGTAGCGCCGCGAGCGCCGCGTCGTCCGCGACGACTTCGAGGTCCCGCCCGGAGTACCCCTCGGTCGACTCCCGGATCCGCTCCCAGTCGATTTCGTCGGGAAGCGCCGGCCGGTTTCGCAGGTGGACACGCAGGATGGCCTCGCGGGCCTCCGGTCCCGGCGGCGGCACCTCGATGCGCTCTTGGAAGCGGCTCGTCGCCGCCCCGTCCACCTCGTCCGGGATGTTGGTCGCCGTCACGGTGATGACGTCCTCGCCCCGGGTTTCGGTCAGCTCCGTCAGGAACTGGTTGACCATCTGACGCTCGCTCTGGGTCTTCTGGGAGCCGCCGCTCCGGGAGGGCATGAGGGCGTCCACCTCGTCGATGAAGACCAGACAGGGCTGGTTGTCCCGCGCGACGTCGTAGAGTTCCGAGACGTTGTCCGCCGCCTCGCCCACCAGGGAGCTGGTGATGTCGTTGGGTTCGACGTCGACGAAGTTGTAGCCGAGCTTGCCCGCCAGCGCTCGCGTGATGTACGTCTTGCCGGTCCCCGGGGGGCCGTACAGCATCACTCCGTTGACCACCCCGAGGTCGTACTCCGCGTACAGGTCCGACCGTTCGAGCGGGTCGATCACCTTGTCCCGCAGCGTCTCCTTGAGGTCGTGCATCCCCCCGACGTCCTCGAAGTCCAGATCCGGCGGAGGCTCCAGATACTCGCCGGCGTCCTCGACGGACTCCGAATCGGCGTCGCTGCCGTCGCTCGCGTCGGCGTCGGGACTCCCCGACCCGCCCCCGCTGCCGGCGTCATCCGACGCGCCCGCGTCCCCGTCGCCCGACTCCATGTCGTCGACCTGCTCCGTGGCGTCGAGGGACCCCGAATCCCGGAGCCGTTCGGCGACGTTCGCGAGGTTCTGCGCGAGGTCGCGGCGCTTCTCGGCCAGCGAGTCGCTGGACTCGGTGGCCGCCAGGTCCGCCATCGCGTCGGCGCACTTCTCGTAGTAGGCCGCGGCCTTCTTCGCTTCCCCCTGCGCGCGGAGTTCGTCGGCCTTCGCACGGTACTCCTCGTACCGGTCCTGGAGGATGTCCCGCTGGATGTCGTCTTCCATGCGTGGACCGGACGATCAGAAGCCGTGTTCGCTCATGTCGTCCTCGATGTCGACCTCCTCCTCCTGGATGTCGACGGACGCCTCGACGTTGGCCGAGACGCTCGAGGTGTCGTCATCGACGTCGATCTCCTCCTCCTCGAGCTGTCCCTCCTCGACCTTGTTGATCTCGTCTAGCACGTCGTCGTCGGAGCTCATCGACATGTCGCCGGAGGTGAAGTTGAAGTCCAGGCTCCCCTGGATGCGCTCCATCATGTCGACCTCCATGTCGAAGTCGACCATCTTCTGCTCCATCTTGGCCTCGAACTCCTCGACCTGGAGGTCCTCGTCCATCACGTCGTCGATGGCGAGGTCCGGGTTCTTGCTGCTCTCCTGCTCCTGGAGCAGTTCGCGCGCGCCCTCGATGGAGAGGATCGTCCCGTACTTCATCGAGGTCTTCTGGTACTTCTTCTGTTTGAGCTCGTACTGCTTCTTCTGGTTTTTCGCCTTCTTGGCGAGGACCTGCTTTCGCATGTCGTCCTCGCCGGCCGCCTCCTTCACCAGTTGCTTGTACTTGCTCCGGTGGTCCTCGATCTCGTCCTCGATGCGGTTGCGCTGCCGTTCCAGCTTGATCTTGTCCCGACGGAGGTCCTCGTCGGAGTAGACCTCCGTGCTCAACAGCGTCTGATCCGTCGTGCCGAACTTGTCTTTGACCCAACTACGGACTTCCATGATTCGTGTTACGTAGTCGTACCGTCATGATTGTTTCTCCGTTCGATGCCCCTACAGCTCCGGTTTGACCGTCAGCACCGTCCCGACGACGCCGAGGACCGCACCGAACGCCGCCGCGAGGACGAGGAGCTTCATCTCCCCGACGGTGACCTGCAGCAGTCGTTCCCCCATCGTCGCCTCGACGTAGATGACGGCCGCCCCCACGAAGAGCCCCCCGAACGCGCCGAGGTGGATGCGACGCTCCATGAACATGAAGACGCCCAACACGAGCGCGACGCCGATGACGGTGTTGAGTGCGAGTACGCCGGCGGACAGCCAGTGGACAGGTGCCATGATTCGATTTCCCTCGACGTTCAGATCGAATGTCCATATCCATTGACTTAAATTTTCCTCCCGTGTGGAGCCAATTCGTTTCTCCAGAATGGACACAACGATCCGAAACCCGCTGGGAGAAACACTTACAGAGTTGGGCGAGACACACGTGAACGAGCGTGACCGACAGTGAGCAGACCCTCTGAGAGACCGGCTCGGCCCCCCCGGCGCGTGAACGGCGATCGGCACGTCGACCGACAGCGATGACCGACGAACCGGAGTATCTGTACGTCGTCGACTACGCTGACGACGCGGAGCGCAAGCGCGTCGAGTACCTGTTCAACAACTGGTCGGGCGGGGAGATCGACCGGCCCGAGGGGGTGGTCCGACTCACGTCGGACGTCGATCACGAGCGGCTCTACGAACAGCTCGTTTCGAAGGTCCCGGAGGAGCGGATCCGGGCGTACCGGCTGGAGGAAGGGCGGAGGGAGGTGTCGCCGACGACGCGAACCGTCGAGCGGACGGTCCCGACGGACGCCGACGCCGTCGAGACGTTCGTGCAGTACATGCTCTCGAAGAAGAAGGCGGTCCTCCAGTCACCGGCGCACAACGAGTACGAGATGTACACGAAGAAGGGGCGAGCGACGGCAACGTACGAACTCGACGAGGACGGCGACGGGACGACGGTACGCGTCCGGATCACGGGCTACGCCGACGCCCCCGCGTTCCTGGCGGAGTTCTTCGAGAGCGAACTGACGGACTACGCGGCGAGTCAGCGGAGCTGAATCCACATGAGCGACTGCAAAGAGCAATACAGGGATCTCACCCACACGAAGGATCGGATTCTGAACGAGGACCTGGCCGCGCTCGAGCGGATGTCGGAGCGGGCGCGCATCGAGCGGTACAACGAACTCAAGGCCGACGAGGAGTCGTTCGTCTTCGAGTTCACCGCGGAGTGTCCGGACTTCTTCACCGGCGCCGAGGAGGACCGCATCCGCAGCGAGTTCCGCCTCGCCCGCCTGCTCGTCGCGGCGAGCTTCTACGACGACGGCGGCCTCCCGGCCGCGATGGAGGGCGACTTCGTCGAGGCCGAACTCCAGGCGGTCGTCGACTTCGACCGCTACAAGCAGTTCGACGCGCTCTCGGAGGAACAGATCGCCACCCGCGTCCGCCGGATGGAGGGCGAGGTGTACGAACTCGTGACGGAGTACACCGCCACGCAACTCGACAACCTGGACGACCTGCTCGACGACCCCGACGTCCAGCGCGACGTGATGGAGCGACTCATCGAGCGCTACGAGGACCGCCGCGAGAAGATCCGGCGGGGCTTTTTCGTCTACGTCGAGGATCAGGGGCTGGTACACACCGTCGAGGCCATCGAGGAGGCGATCACCGCCGTCGAGTCGGCCGAGGCCGAGCGCGAGCGCGTCCGGAACGAACTCGAGTCGGAGCTGACCGACCTCTACGACCGGCTGGAAGGCGAGTTGCGCGACGAGTTCCGCGAACTCGAGGCCGACCTCCTCGACCTGCAGGCGGGGGGCGGCGGGAGCCACTCGTCCGTCGAGGCGCGGATCGAGCGGTGTGCCGACCAGCGCGAGACGGCGATGGACGAACTCACCGCCCGGATCGACCTGACGAAGGACCTCCAGACCGACCTCGAGGCGCAGGTGTCGAACCTCCAGTCGGTCCGCGAGGAGACGGAGGAGGCCGCCCGCGAGGCCGTCCGCGAGGAGGCGTCGGCGCTCCTCGACGACGAACTGTCGGAACTCCACGAGCAACACGACCGTCTGGAGGCGGAGGTCCACCGCCTGGAACGCGAACGGGAGCAGTTGGCCGCCGCGAACGAGCGCCTCGACGAGAAACGGGCGGACCTGGAGGCGTCCCTCGGCGGCGCCGACGACGCCGCCGACGGCGACGACGTGGTGACGACGTCGATGGCCCGGCTGTTCGAGATGGATTACCTCGGCCGCTTCGACATCTCGATGCACGAGGCGGCGACCGTCCACACGCCGGACGGCGCCCGGGAGATCCCCGACGGCTACTGGGAGGACCGGAGCGAGCGGCGGACCGATCGGGCCCGCCTGCTCGACTTGCTCCCCGACGGCGAGGACCCGGAGCGGTACCCTCACAACCGGTGTGCGCGGTACGAGGTCACCGACGAGCGGTATCTCGGCCTGTCGCGCGACCTGGAACTGGTCGTCGAGGCCCAGGTCGTCAGCAACCTCGACGCGCACGCCCGCAACGGGTTCGACGCCGCACCCGCGGACGTGGACCGCCTGCTCGACGTGGTCAACCCCGTCGTCTACGAGGCCGAACGGGAGGGCTACCACTACCTCCTCGCCCTGGCCTCGCCGACGGGGTGGTCCGAGCGCGCGCGCCAGCAGGTCGCCGGCGCCGGCGACGACGGCGGCAGTCGGTTCAGCCGCCACCTCAGCCTCTGTCTGGTCGACCTCCAGACGGGCGACCTGTACTACGACGCGAACGATCCGGTGGTCGCGGACAACGCCGCCCTGTTCGAACCGCCGGTCGTGGCCGAGCGCGTGGCCGCCTGCACGGATCACGTCCGCGAGGCGTACGTCGACGACGTGACGACCGACTCCGTCACCCTCGACGAGGTCCGCGAGGACGGGTTCGATCCCCACGTCGTCAAGCAGTCGTTCAACGACCTGGCGGCCGAGGGAGTCGGCGAGCAGTTCTACCTCGACGAGTTCGGCCTGACGCTGGATCTCGAGTGATCCTCCCCTCCACCGGCCGGGGGTAGCGACGCACGGCCGCTCGGCGGCCGATCCGACGCGCTGACGCGATGCAACAGGTAGTTAACGGACGCCGGCCTCGCCTCGGATATGGACGCCGCGCTGGTCATCCTCGACGGATGGGGGCTCGACGGCCCGGGCCGGAACGCCGTCTCGGCCGCCGACACGCCGACGTTCGACCGCTTTCTCGCGACGGGCGCCTCGGGGACGCTCGACGTCTCCGGCCGCCGCGTCGGCCTCCCCGACGGCCAGATGGGCAACAGCGAGGTCGGCCACCTCAACATCGGCGCCGGCCGGGTGGTCACCCAGCCGCTGGCGCGCATCGACGACGCCATCGCCGACGGCTCGTTCTTCGAGAACGACGCCCTCCTCGATGCGGTGGAGCGCGTCCGCTCGACCGGCGGTCGGCTCCACCTCGTGGGGCTGGCCAGCGCCGGCGGGGTCCACTCCCACCAGCGACATCTCCACGCCCTGATCGAACTCGCGGCACGGAACGACGTCGAGGCGGTCACCCACGCCTTCACCGACGGACGAGACACGCCGCCGACGGCCGGCGCGGACGCGCTGGCCGACCTCGAGGCCGTCGTCGACGACCACGGCACCGGCGACGTGGCGACCGTGAGCGGCCGCTACTACGCGATGGACCGGGACGGGAACTGGGACCGGACGCGGCGCGCGTACGACGCCATCGTCGACCGGACGGCCGCGCACGAGGCGCCGACCGCCGTCGACGCCGTCGAGGCCGCCTACGACCGCGGCGAGACCGACGAGTTCGTCGAGCCGACGCTCGTCGACGACGCACCCCCGCTCCGCGACGGCGACGCCGTCGTCGTCGCCAACTTCCGGGCGGACCGCGCCCGCCAACTCGTGCGGATGCTCGCGGACCTCGACCCGGCGTGGCCCGACCCGGTCGATCCCCCGGAGGTCCACCTCGTCACGATGACCGACTACGACGAGCGCTTCCCCTTCCCCGTGGCCTTCCCGCCGGTCGACCTGCCGGACACGCTCGGCGAGACGCTCGCCCGCGCCGGCGAGACCCAGTTGCGCATCGCCGAATCCGAGAAGTACGCCCACGTCACCTACTTCCTCAACGGGGGGCGCGAGGTGGCGTTCGAAGGCGAGGAGCGCGTCATCGTCGAGAGCCCCGACGTGCCGACCTACGACGAGCGCCCCGAGATGAGCGCCGCGGCCGTCACCGACGCCGCCATCGCACGCGTCGAGCGCGACGACCCCGACGTGCTGGTGTTGAACTACGCGAACCCCGACATGGTGGGGCACACGGGCGACTTCGAGGCGGCCGTCGCGGCCGTCGAGGCGGTGGACGCCCAGTTGGCGCGCCTCGTCGACGCCGTCCACGCCGCCGGCGGGCACGTCCTCGTCACCGCGGACCACGGCAACGCCGACGACATGGGCACCGCCGACGACCCCCACACCGCCCACACGGCCAATCCGGTGCCGGTCGTCTACCTCGCCCCGGGCGACGACCCCTCGGACGGCCGACGGATTCGGGCCGGCGGCTCCCTGTGTGACGTGGCGCCGACGCTGCTCGAACTCGCCGGCGTCGAGAAGCCGGCGGCGATGACCGGCGAGTCGCTCCTCGACTAGTTCGTGGCCAGTCGGTACGCCGGCCCGGCGAACGCCAGGACGGCG encodes the following:
- a CDS encoding double zinc ribbon domain-containing protein, which encodes MFSRASRGPVSRGAVPSRGTSSRARAVGRRARGNIYSHPRFMFLDNEVRRARHGGSPACVREPREIQRMPSTCPNCSGSVPSDGDFCPSCGESLSSNCPNCRESLPVDAQFCANCGQDLTESAGQQGSGSDAQGGSWRLAGDEFAKRVDGEALDGDGLLATLSRRKDVEIEAGNRALLLQNGELVETLDPGKHKLDSLGKRIRELRTSHNLTVVLVQEGRTTVARSFDDVRTAGDYLVDVTVELDVGMHDPETFFRSMMADREVLTTGTFNQLLGRAIRNALETTLSEYEHEELYGSREVKRRVAREIEEQCRSVLESNGLELVELISFDYDDDREEIRQGRKDVDIREDKEDIKDRESELDRRGRERQTEDKVHEESQRVRRESAEMSADHALDEQELEQEQELDDKQRRHGHKAERENVEHEEDVKTRRTESEVEREDIRHEQEMKEREQEHEQDVDEIEDLMDLKRKKDEQKLDKQERKQEMEMEKESHEVEVEKERLEARDDVDAQTLASMDDAGEEMADLAKMDKAENLNADQLDSLGAQKSDELAKARQEANKAEKERERVEDQKEFREEMKDMMEGSMDRMERTTDKAMDSMGGAAEAAAEDTSDNVIVGGEGGGSSGGDTTIVQGGSGGGDGGSQGDGGNAGGGDAQDDDPEKLLVCPNCGSEEPYSNAFCMECGQEFP
- a CDS encoding zinc ribbon domain-containing protein, yielding MVVAQLLSVVLYGAAVAGDHPDIDTPDNLSNFSGFIRIGAVILLLVGLAMAIGNLSGSALAATGFAFLVVMILGVYDYTIMAKKKRKAAKDTVAKAGKEYLDTKKEIEKGPDEVTNVQGDMVDRKNQQTHVDQSTTNVDTIDQSTTTVDQSKTVKDQRTQVEDSVVNRSDITASAEGEGHAPRGANRGGQQPQGGQQPRGGQQPQGGQQPQGGQQPQGGRRSEGGQRPDRTTQGGQSHPDQGSRGGRQPQGGNRQHEASGGQSQSGGGAQYCASCGEEVQADWNTCISCGSDL
- a CDS encoding zinc ribbon domain-containing protein translates to MTARRWDKWWSNYFLALGVLSVVAMAVLGWVLSQAPSGMGPGSSETIVVVLGVYGVGALLNVGMGLWIRRGSGYAWYAGMGLLVLSILASLAAGASGAVGGAAVSGIGLVLGYLARDDLLESKSAPAADESGERRGTEPTGEGASERQQASERGGPEPQQASEHRQPERQQGRGTASADAGAGSPNRSGSSGSPASESGGGRPASAAAGGEESASPNAADDGGTKFCPYCGEEIPEKAGHCPYCSSSVQ
- a CDS encoding ATP-binding protein codes for the protein MEDDIQRDILQDRYEEYRAKADELRAQGEAKKAAAYYEKCADAMADLAATESSDSLAEKRRDLAQNLANVAERLRDSGSLDATEQVDDMESGDGDAGASDDAGSGGGSGSPDADASDGSDADSESVEDAGEYLEPPPDLDFEDVGGMHDLKETLRDKVIDPLERSDLYAEYDLGVVNGVMLYGPPGTGKTYITRALAGKLGYNFVDVEPNDITSSLVGEAADNVSELYDVARDNQPCLVFIDEVDALMPSRSGGSQKTQSERQMVNQFLTELTETRGEDVITVTATNIPDEVDGAATSRFQERIEVPPPGPEAREAILRVHLRNRPALPDEIDWERIRESTEGYSGRDLEVVADDAALAALQEAVEDDEIRHIRQEHLEQALAETDPSLDHWSG
- the gpmI gene encoding 2,3-bisphosphoglycerate-independent phosphoglycerate mutase, encoding MDAALVILDGWGLDGPGRNAVSAADTPTFDRFLATGASGTLDVSGRRVGLPDGQMGNSEVGHLNIGAGRVVTQPLARIDDAIADGSFFENDALLDAVERVRSTGGRLHLVGLASAGGVHSHQRHLHALIELAARNDVEAVTHAFTDGRDTPPTAGADALADLEAVVDDHGTGDVATVSGRYYAMDRDGNWDRTRRAYDAIVDRTAAHEAPTAVDAVEAAYDRGETDEFVEPTLVDDAPPLRDGDAVVVANFRADRARQLVRMLADLDPAWPDPVDPPEVHLVTMTDYDERFPFPVAFPPVDLPDTLGETLARAGETQLRIAESEKYAHVTYFLNGGREVAFEGEERVIVESPDVPTYDERPEMSAAAVTDAAIARVERDDPDVLVLNYANPDMVGHTGDFEAAVAAVEAVDAQLARLVDAVHAAGGHVLVTADHGNADDMGTADDPHTAHTANPVPVVYLAPGDDPSDGRRIRAGGSLCDVAPTLLELAGVEKPAAMTGESLLD